In one Paramisgurnus dabryanus chromosome 21, PD_genome_1.1, whole genome shotgun sequence genomic region, the following are encoded:
- the prkcbp1l gene encoding protein kinase C binding protein 1, like isoform X4, whose product MEVSMPPKAVPDLGSAEQAPAPQKRKAPSPPHSSNGHSPSDTSPSPTKKKKKPGLVNTNKDQCELRHGPFYYVKQPALTTDPVDVVPQDGRNDFYCWLCHREGQVLCCELCPRVYHAKCLKLAAEPEGDWFCPECEKITVAECIETQSKAMTMLNLEQLSYLLKFALQKMKQPGTEPFQKPVSLEQHPDYAEYIFHPMDLCTLEKNIKKKMYGCTEAFLADVKWILHNCIIYNGGNHKLTATAKVIVKICEHEMNEIEVCPECYLSACQKRDNWFCEPCSQPHPLVWAKLKGFPFWPAKALRDKDGQVDARFFGQHDRAWVPINNCYLMSKEIPFSVKKTKSIFNSAMQEMEVYVENVRKKYSVFNYAPFRTPYTPNNQFQMLQDPSNPKKGPVKPEKTDKVKFNFDMTASPKMTTGKAVMSGGGTGRRISTTDMPRSPMSTNSSVHTGSDLEQDDRGPRVSSSHCSAGEDSMDYTASPASLKTSGSPKPSLPTPVKQERTSGTGGILNLNLDRVKAEMDLKELSETVQQQQQQASVLLTSPKKPTRSLDKTIESCKAQLGIDEISDDVYPGVEHSDSDESEKSDSSDSEYMSDDEQKPKNANHSNSVHKDSKKPRHPTAQGNDQDIAPSTGGGTAAADKKSSDLQTKEKISGAAEKDTQEKKPPAQTTRERSQAGQEGRSAGPELDMDSDSERELVIDLGEESGGREKKKAKRDTAAAPVSTPKDQQTGVKTEGKGSASTSVSASPSTDNTSSSSNPVPKDTSAPAIKPPAPVTTVSTTPATTTSAVASVPAASNVVKKQRPLLPKESAQPAQRPAVWNQTSGKFQTSSQKWHMQKVQRQQQQGGQVPQTPVSSESQPQTPDNSSSTRRQTRQYVKAVQQKDASPVNAASGSSTSSLAGDFLPPPASADVAADIAKYTTKMMDVIKGTMTEIYQDLSKSTTGNTIAEIRRLRIEIEKLQWLHQQELSEMKHNLELTMAEMRQSLEQEKERLVSEVKKQMEVEKQQAVDETKKKQWCANCKKEAIFYCCWNTSYCDYPCQQAHWPEHMKSCTQSATASQQETEAETTSDLVGKPVGQSPKTQPSPAGEKTSPANRGPSPSTDNTKGSASVAVS is encoded by the exons ATGGAGGTCTCCATGCCACCCAAag CAGTCCCTGATCTAGGATCAGCGGAGCAGGCACCGGCTCCTCAGAAGAGGAAAGCACCCAGTCCTCCACATTCCTCCAATGGACACTCTCCTTCTGACACGTCACCTAGTCCcacaaagaagaagaagaaacctGGATTAGTAAACACCAATAAAGACCAA TGTGAGCTTAGACATGGTCCCTTTTACTATGTCAAGCAGCCCGCACTCACCACAGACCCTGTTGATGTTGTACCGCAGGACGGGAGGAATGATTTCTACTGCTGGCTGTGTCACCGCGAGGGCCAGGTGCTCTGCTGTGAGCTCTGCCCACGCGTCTACCACGCCAAGTGCCTCAAACTTGCCGCCGAGCCTGAAGGCGACTGGTTCTGTCCAGAGTGTGAG AAAATAACAGTGGCTGAATGCATAGAGACTCAGAGTAAAGCGATGACCATGCTTAACCTGGAGCAACTGTCCTACTTACTCAAGTTCGCTCTGCAGAAGATGAAACAGCCAGGG ACTGAGCCGTTTCAGAAGCCCGTGTCGCTGGAACAGCACCCAGATTATGCCGAGTATATTTTTCACCCCATGGACCTGTGCACGTTAGAGAAG AATATCAAAAAGAAGATGTACGGTTGCACGGAAGCTTTTTTGGCCGATGTGAAGTGGATTCTGCACAACTGTATCATTTATAATGGAG GGAACCATAAGTTAACAGCAACTGCTAAAGTTATTGTCAAGATCTGTGAACATGAG ATGAATGAAATTGAGGTTTGTCCAGAATGCTACCTGTCTGCCTGTCAGAAGAGAGACAACTGGTTCTGTGAACCTTGC TCTCAACCTCATCCATTGGTGTGGGCCAAGTTAAAAGGTTTTCCCTTCTGGCCTGCTAAAGCCTTACGAGACAAAGATGGTCAGGTGGATGCGCGGTTCTTCGGCCAGCACGACAG aGCCTGGGTACCCATAAACAACTGTTACCTTATGTCCAAAGAGATCCCATTTTCTGTAAAGAAGACTAAAAGTATCTTCAACAGCGCCATGCAGGAAATGGAGGTTTATGTGGAGAACGTGCGCAAGAAATATTCCGTGTTCAATTACGCTCCGTTCCGGACACCGTACACACCCAACAATCAGTTTCAGATGCTGCAGGACCCCAGTAATCCCAAAAAAGGCCCTGTTAAACCCGAAAAAACGGACAAGGTCAAGTTTAACTTTGATATGACTGCATCTCCCAAAATGACCACGGGTAAGGCGGTGATGTCAGGAGGAGGGACAGGGCGTCGGATCTCTACGACAGACATGCCCAGATCTCCAATGAGCACCAACTCATCGGTCCACACGGGGTCAGACCTGGAGCAGGACGATCGAGGGCCGAGAGTTTCGTCGAGTCACTGTAGCGCCGGTGAAGACTCGATGGATTACACAG CTTCTCCTGCGTCTCTAAAAACAAGCGGCAGCCCCAAACCATCACTACCCACACCGGTTAAACAGGAAAGGACTTCGGGCACTGGGGGTATCCTCAACCTCAACCTTG ATCGTGTTAAAGCTGAAATGGACCTTAAGGAGCTCAGTGAGACTGtacaacagcagcagcagcaagcATCTGTGCTCCTGACCTCTCCCAAAAAACCAACCAGGAGTTTGGATAAAACCATCGAGAGCTGCAAGGCTCAGCTTG GAATCGATGAGATCTCGGATGATGTTTATCCCGGTGTTGAGCACAGCGACTCGGACGAGTCCGAGAAATCTGACTCGAGCGACAGTGAATACATGTCCGACGATGAACAGAAGCCTAAGAATGCTAACCACAGCAACAGCGTCCACAAAGACTCAAAAAAACCAAGACATCCAACCGCTCAGGGAAACGACCAAGACATCGCCCCTTCAACCGGCGGAGGAACGGCAGCAGCGGACAAGAAATCCTCAGATCTCCAAACCAAAGAGAAGATAAGTGGTGCTGCCGAAAAAGATACTCAGGAGAAGAAGCCCCCAGCGCAGACCACAAGAGAGAGATCCCAGGCTGGACAAGAAGGAAGAAGTGCCGGCCCGGAGCTGGATATGGATTCAGACTCCGAGCGCGAGCTGGTGATAGACCTCGGTGAGGAATCTGGAGGAAGGGAAAAGAAGAAAGCCAAGCGAGATACTGCAGCGGCACCCGTCTCCACACCTAAAGACCAACAGACAGGTGTTAAGACCGAGG GTAAAGGCTCGGCGTCAACCAGCGTATCCGCTTCTCCATCCACGGATAACACCTCATCTTCCTCCAATCCCGTTCCGAAAGACACATCCGCACCTGCCATCAAGCCACCAGCGCCCGTCACCACTGTATCTACCACTCCAGCCACCACAACCTCAGCCGTCGCTTCAGTTCCAGCAGCCTCTAATGTGGTAAAGAAACAGCGCCCCCTGCTGCCAAAGGAAAGTGCACAGCCGGCTCAGCGGCCTGCTGTGTGGAACCAAACCAGCGGTAAATTCCAGACATCTTCTCAAAAGTGGCACATGCAGAAGGTTCAGAGACAGCAACAGCAGGGTGGGCAGGTTCCCCAGACACCGGTGTCGAGCGAATCACAGCCCCAAACGCCAGACAACAGCTCAAGCACCCGCCGCCAGACCAGACAGTATGTCAAGG CTGTTCAACAGAAAGATGCTTCTCCTGTTAACGCTGCATCCGGTTCCTCCACATCCAGTTTGGCTGGAGATTTCCTCCCCCCTCCTGCCTCTGCAGATGTGGCTGCTGACATTGCCAAGTACACCACAAAG ATGATGGATGTGATCAAGGGAACAATGACAGAGATTTACCAAGATCTCTCCAAAAGCACAACTGGAAACACGATCGCAGAG ATTCGGCGTTTGAGGATTGAGATTGAGAAGTTGCAGTGGCTGCATCAGCAGGAGCTGTCGGAGATGAAACACAATCTGG aGCTGACCATGGCTGAAATGAGACAGAGTTTAGAGCAGGAGAAAGAGAGGCTGGTGTCAGAGGTAAAGAAACAGATGGAGGTGGAGAAACAGCAGGCGGTGGATGAGACCAAGAAGAAGCAGTGGTGTGCCAACTGCAAGAAAGAGGCAATTTTTTACTGCTGCTGGAACACAAGTTACTGTGACTACCCCTGCCAGCAGGCCCACTGGCCCGAACACATGAAGTCCTGTACACAGTCAg CCACAGCTTCTCAGCAAGAGACCGAAGCAGAAACCACTTCAGACCTGGTGGGAAAACCTGTAGGACAGTCCCCCAAAACCCAACCTTCACCAGCAGGTGAAAAAACATCACCCGCGAACCGAGGACCTTCCCCTTCAACAGACAACACTAAAGGCAGCGCTTCTGTTGCTGTGTCGTAA
- the prkcbp1l gene encoding protein kinase C binding protein 1, like isoform X8 → MHPQSLAEEEIKTESDVVEGMEVSMPPKVPDLGSAEQAPAPQKRKAPSPPHSSNGHSPSDTSPSPTKKKKKPGLVNTNKDQDGRNDFYCWLCHREGQVLCCELCPRVYHAKCLKLAAEPEGDWFCPECEKITVAECIETQSKAMTMLNLEQLSYLLKFALQKMKQPGTEPFQKPVSLEQHPDYAEYIFHPMDLCTLEKNIKKKMYGCTEAFLADVKWILHNCIIYNGGNHKLTATAKVIVKICEHEMNEIEVCPECYLSACQKRDNWFCEPCSQPHPLVWAKLKGFPFWPAKALRDKDGQVDARFFGQHDRAWVPINNCYLMSKEIPFSVKKTKSIFNSAMQEMEVYVENVRKKYSVFNYAPFRTPYTPNNQFQMLQDPSNPKKGPVKPEKTDKVKFNFDMTASPKMTTGKAVMSGGGTGRRISTTDMPRSPMSTNSSVHTGSDLEQDDRGPRVSSSHCSAGEDSMDYTASPASLKTSGSPKPSLPTPVKQERTSGTGGILNLNLDRVKAEMDLKELSETVQQQQQQASVLLTSPKKPTRSLDKTIESCKAQLGIDEISDDVYPGVEHSDSDESEKSDSSDSEYMSDDEQKPKNANHSNSVHKDSKKPRHPTAQGNDQDIAPSTGGGTAAADKKSSDLQTKEKISGAAEKDTQEKKPPAQTTRERSQAGQEGRSAGPELDMDSDSERELVIDLGEESGGREKKKAKRDTAAAPVSTPKDQQTGVKTEGKGSASTSVSASPSTDNTSSSSNPVPKDTSAPAIKPPAPVTTVSTTPATTTSAVASVPAASNVVKKQRPLLPKESAQPAQRPAVWNQTSGKFQTSSQKWHMQKVQRQQQQGGQVPQTPVSSESQPQTPDNSSSTRRQTRQYVKAVQQKDASPVNAASGSSTSSLAGDFLPPPASADVAADIAKYTTKMMDVIKGTMTEIYQDLSKSTTGNTIAEIRRLRIEIEKLQWLHQQELSEMKHNLELTMAEMRQSLEQEKERLVSEVKKQMEVEKQQAVDETKKKQWCANCKKEAIFYCCWNTSYCDYPCQQAHWPEHMKSCTQSATASQQETEAETTSDLVGKPVGQSPKTQPSPAGEKTSPANRGPSPSTDNTKGSASVAVS, encoded by the exons ATGCATCCACAAAG TTTGGCTGAGGAGGAAATAAAGACAGAATCGGATGTTGTCGAAGGGATGGAGGTCTCCATGCCACCCAAag TCCCTGATCTAGGATCAGCGGAGCAGGCACCGGCTCCTCAGAAGAGGAAAGCACCCAGTCCTCCACATTCCTCCAATGGACACTCTCCTTCTGACACGTCACCTAGTCCcacaaagaagaagaagaaacctGGATTAGTAAACACCAATAAAGACCAA GACGGGAGGAATGATTTCTACTGCTGGCTGTGTCACCGCGAGGGCCAGGTGCTCTGCTGTGAGCTCTGCCCACGCGTCTACCACGCCAAGTGCCTCAAACTTGCCGCCGAGCCTGAAGGCGACTGGTTCTGTCCAGAGTGTGAG AAAATAACAGTGGCTGAATGCATAGAGACTCAGAGTAAAGCGATGACCATGCTTAACCTGGAGCAACTGTCCTACTTACTCAAGTTCGCTCTGCAGAAGATGAAACAGCCAGGG ACTGAGCCGTTTCAGAAGCCCGTGTCGCTGGAACAGCACCCAGATTATGCCGAGTATATTTTTCACCCCATGGACCTGTGCACGTTAGAGAAG AATATCAAAAAGAAGATGTACGGTTGCACGGAAGCTTTTTTGGCCGATGTGAAGTGGATTCTGCACAACTGTATCATTTATAATGGAG GGAACCATAAGTTAACAGCAACTGCTAAAGTTATTGTCAAGATCTGTGAACATGAG ATGAATGAAATTGAGGTTTGTCCAGAATGCTACCTGTCTGCCTGTCAGAAGAGAGACAACTGGTTCTGTGAACCTTGC TCTCAACCTCATCCATTGGTGTGGGCCAAGTTAAAAGGTTTTCCCTTCTGGCCTGCTAAAGCCTTACGAGACAAAGATGGTCAGGTGGATGCGCGGTTCTTCGGCCAGCACGACAG aGCCTGGGTACCCATAAACAACTGTTACCTTATGTCCAAAGAGATCCCATTTTCTGTAAAGAAGACTAAAAGTATCTTCAACAGCGCCATGCAGGAAATGGAGGTTTATGTGGAGAACGTGCGCAAGAAATATTCCGTGTTCAATTACGCTCCGTTCCGGACACCGTACACACCCAACAATCAGTTTCAGATGCTGCAGGACCCCAGTAATCCCAAAAAAGGCCCTGTTAAACCCGAAAAAACGGACAAGGTCAAGTTTAACTTTGATATGACTGCATCTCCCAAAATGACCACGGGTAAGGCGGTGATGTCAGGAGGAGGGACAGGGCGTCGGATCTCTACGACAGACATGCCCAGATCTCCAATGAGCACCAACTCATCGGTCCACACGGGGTCAGACCTGGAGCAGGACGATCGAGGGCCGAGAGTTTCGTCGAGTCACTGTAGCGCCGGTGAAGACTCGATGGATTACACAG CTTCTCCTGCGTCTCTAAAAACAAGCGGCAGCCCCAAACCATCACTACCCACACCGGTTAAACAGGAAAGGACTTCGGGCACTGGGGGTATCCTCAACCTCAACCTTG ATCGTGTTAAAGCTGAAATGGACCTTAAGGAGCTCAGTGAGACTGtacaacagcagcagcagcaagcATCTGTGCTCCTGACCTCTCCCAAAAAACCAACCAGGAGTTTGGATAAAACCATCGAGAGCTGCAAGGCTCAGCTTG GAATCGATGAGATCTCGGATGATGTTTATCCCGGTGTTGAGCACAGCGACTCGGACGAGTCCGAGAAATCTGACTCGAGCGACAGTGAATACATGTCCGACGATGAACAGAAGCCTAAGAATGCTAACCACAGCAACAGCGTCCACAAAGACTCAAAAAAACCAAGACATCCAACCGCTCAGGGAAACGACCAAGACATCGCCCCTTCAACCGGCGGAGGAACGGCAGCAGCGGACAAGAAATCCTCAGATCTCCAAACCAAAGAGAAGATAAGTGGTGCTGCCGAAAAAGATACTCAGGAGAAGAAGCCCCCAGCGCAGACCACAAGAGAGAGATCCCAGGCTGGACAAGAAGGAAGAAGTGCCGGCCCGGAGCTGGATATGGATTCAGACTCCGAGCGCGAGCTGGTGATAGACCTCGGTGAGGAATCTGGAGGAAGGGAAAAGAAGAAAGCCAAGCGAGATACTGCAGCGGCACCCGTCTCCACACCTAAAGACCAACAGACAGGTGTTAAGACCGAGG GTAAAGGCTCGGCGTCAACCAGCGTATCCGCTTCTCCATCCACGGATAACACCTCATCTTCCTCCAATCCCGTTCCGAAAGACACATCCGCACCTGCCATCAAGCCACCAGCGCCCGTCACCACTGTATCTACCACTCCAGCCACCACAACCTCAGCCGTCGCTTCAGTTCCAGCAGCCTCTAATGTGGTAAAGAAACAGCGCCCCCTGCTGCCAAAGGAAAGTGCACAGCCGGCTCAGCGGCCTGCTGTGTGGAACCAAACCAGCGGTAAATTCCAGACATCTTCTCAAAAGTGGCACATGCAGAAGGTTCAGAGACAGCAACAGCAGGGTGGGCAGGTTCCCCAGACACCGGTGTCGAGCGAATCACAGCCCCAAACGCCAGACAACAGCTCAAGCACCCGCCGCCAGACCAGACAGTATGTCAAGG CTGTTCAACAGAAAGATGCTTCTCCTGTTAACGCTGCATCCGGTTCCTCCACATCCAGTTTGGCTGGAGATTTCCTCCCCCCTCCTGCCTCTGCAGATGTGGCTGCTGACATTGCCAAGTACACCACAAAG ATGATGGATGTGATCAAGGGAACAATGACAGAGATTTACCAAGATCTCTCCAAAAGCACAACTGGAAACACGATCGCAGAG ATTCGGCGTTTGAGGATTGAGATTGAGAAGTTGCAGTGGCTGCATCAGCAGGAGCTGTCGGAGATGAAACACAATCTGG aGCTGACCATGGCTGAAATGAGACAGAGTTTAGAGCAGGAGAAAGAGAGGCTGGTGTCAGAGGTAAAGAAACAGATGGAGGTGGAGAAACAGCAGGCGGTGGATGAGACCAAGAAGAAGCAGTGGTGTGCCAACTGCAAGAAAGAGGCAATTTTTTACTGCTGCTGGAACACAAGTTACTGTGACTACCCCTGCCAGCAGGCCCACTGGCCCGAACACATGAAGTCCTGTACACAGTCAg CCACAGCTTCTCAGCAAGAGACCGAAGCAGAAACCACTTCAGACCTGGTGGGAAAACCTGTAGGACAGTCCCCCAAAACCCAACCTTCACCAGCAGGTGAAAAAACATCACCCGCGAACCGAGGACCTTCCCCTTCAACAGACAACACTAAAGGCAGCGCTTCTGTTGCTGTGTCGTAA
- the prkcbp1l gene encoding protein kinase C binding protein 1, like isoform X5: MEVSMPPKVPDLGSAEQAPAPQKRKAPSPPHSSNGHSPSDTSPSPTKKKKKPGLVNTNKDQCELRHGPFYYVKQPALTTDPVDVVPQDGRNDFYCWLCHREGQVLCCELCPRVYHAKCLKLAAEPEGDWFCPECEKITVAECIETQSKAMTMLNLEQLSYLLKFALQKMKQPGTEPFQKPVSLEQHPDYAEYIFHPMDLCTLEKNIKKKMYGCTEAFLADVKWILHNCIIYNGGNHKLTATAKVIVKICEHEMNEIEVCPECYLSACQKRDNWFCEPCSQPHPLVWAKLKGFPFWPAKALRDKDGQVDARFFGQHDRAWVPINNCYLMSKEIPFSVKKTKSIFNSAMQEMEVYVENVRKKYSVFNYAPFRTPYTPNNQFQMLQDPSNPKKGPVKPEKTDKVKFNFDMTASPKMTTGKAVMSGGGTGRRISTTDMPRSPMSTNSSVHTGSDLEQDDRGPRVSSSHCSAGEDSMDYTASPASLKTSGSPKPSLPTPVKQERTSGTGGILNLNLDRVKAEMDLKELSETVQQQQQQASVLLTSPKKPTRSLDKTIESCKAQLGIDEISDDVYPGVEHSDSDESEKSDSSDSEYMSDDEQKPKNANHSNSVHKDSKKPRHPTAQGNDQDIAPSTGGGTAAADKKSSDLQTKEKISGAAEKDTQEKKPPAQTTRERSQAGQEGRSAGPELDMDSDSERELVIDLGEESGGREKKKAKRDTAAAPVSTPKDQQTGVKTEGKGSASTSVSASPSTDNTSSSSNPVPKDTSAPAIKPPAPVTTVSTTPATTTSAVASVPAASNVVKKQRPLLPKESAQPAQRPAVWNQTSGKFQTSSQKWHMQKVQRQQQQGGQVPQTPVSSESQPQTPDNSSSTRRQTRQYVKAVQQKDASPVNAASGSSTSSLAGDFLPPPASADVAADIAKYTTKMMDVIKGTMTEIYQDLSKSTTGNTIAEIRRLRIEIEKLQWLHQQELSEMKHNLELTMAEMRQSLEQEKERLVSEVKKQMEVEKQQAVDETKKKQWCANCKKEAIFYCCWNTSYCDYPCQQAHWPEHMKSCTQSATASQQETEAETTSDLVGKPVGQSPKTQPSPAGEKTSPANRGPSPSTDNTKGSASVAVS, from the exons ATGGAGGTCTCCATGCCACCCAAag TCCCTGATCTAGGATCAGCGGAGCAGGCACCGGCTCCTCAGAAGAGGAAAGCACCCAGTCCTCCACATTCCTCCAATGGACACTCTCCTTCTGACACGTCACCTAGTCCcacaaagaagaagaagaaacctGGATTAGTAAACACCAATAAAGACCAA TGTGAGCTTAGACATGGTCCCTTTTACTATGTCAAGCAGCCCGCACTCACCACAGACCCTGTTGATGTTGTACCGCAGGACGGGAGGAATGATTTCTACTGCTGGCTGTGTCACCGCGAGGGCCAGGTGCTCTGCTGTGAGCTCTGCCCACGCGTCTACCACGCCAAGTGCCTCAAACTTGCCGCCGAGCCTGAAGGCGACTGGTTCTGTCCAGAGTGTGAG AAAATAACAGTGGCTGAATGCATAGAGACTCAGAGTAAAGCGATGACCATGCTTAACCTGGAGCAACTGTCCTACTTACTCAAGTTCGCTCTGCAGAAGATGAAACAGCCAGGG ACTGAGCCGTTTCAGAAGCCCGTGTCGCTGGAACAGCACCCAGATTATGCCGAGTATATTTTTCACCCCATGGACCTGTGCACGTTAGAGAAG AATATCAAAAAGAAGATGTACGGTTGCACGGAAGCTTTTTTGGCCGATGTGAAGTGGATTCTGCACAACTGTATCATTTATAATGGAG GGAACCATAAGTTAACAGCAACTGCTAAAGTTATTGTCAAGATCTGTGAACATGAG ATGAATGAAATTGAGGTTTGTCCAGAATGCTACCTGTCTGCCTGTCAGAAGAGAGACAACTGGTTCTGTGAACCTTGC TCTCAACCTCATCCATTGGTGTGGGCCAAGTTAAAAGGTTTTCCCTTCTGGCCTGCTAAAGCCTTACGAGACAAAGATGGTCAGGTGGATGCGCGGTTCTTCGGCCAGCACGACAG aGCCTGGGTACCCATAAACAACTGTTACCTTATGTCCAAAGAGATCCCATTTTCTGTAAAGAAGACTAAAAGTATCTTCAACAGCGCCATGCAGGAAATGGAGGTTTATGTGGAGAACGTGCGCAAGAAATATTCCGTGTTCAATTACGCTCCGTTCCGGACACCGTACACACCCAACAATCAGTTTCAGATGCTGCAGGACCCCAGTAATCCCAAAAAAGGCCCTGTTAAACCCGAAAAAACGGACAAGGTCAAGTTTAACTTTGATATGACTGCATCTCCCAAAATGACCACGGGTAAGGCGGTGATGTCAGGAGGAGGGACAGGGCGTCGGATCTCTACGACAGACATGCCCAGATCTCCAATGAGCACCAACTCATCGGTCCACACGGGGTCAGACCTGGAGCAGGACGATCGAGGGCCGAGAGTTTCGTCGAGTCACTGTAGCGCCGGTGAAGACTCGATGGATTACACAG CTTCTCCTGCGTCTCTAAAAACAAGCGGCAGCCCCAAACCATCACTACCCACACCGGTTAAACAGGAAAGGACTTCGGGCACTGGGGGTATCCTCAACCTCAACCTTG ATCGTGTTAAAGCTGAAATGGACCTTAAGGAGCTCAGTGAGACTGtacaacagcagcagcagcaagcATCTGTGCTCCTGACCTCTCCCAAAAAACCAACCAGGAGTTTGGATAAAACCATCGAGAGCTGCAAGGCTCAGCTTG GAATCGATGAGATCTCGGATGATGTTTATCCCGGTGTTGAGCACAGCGACTCGGACGAGTCCGAGAAATCTGACTCGAGCGACAGTGAATACATGTCCGACGATGAACAGAAGCCTAAGAATGCTAACCACAGCAACAGCGTCCACAAAGACTCAAAAAAACCAAGACATCCAACCGCTCAGGGAAACGACCAAGACATCGCCCCTTCAACCGGCGGAGGAACGGCAGCAGCGGACAAGAAATCCTCAGATCTCCAAACCAAAGAGAAGATAAGTGGTGCTGCCGAAAAAGATACTCAGGAGAAGAAGCCCCCAGCGCAGACCACAAGAGAGAGATCCCAGGCTGGACAAGAAGGAAGAAGTGCCGGCCCGGAGCTGGATATGGATTCAGACTCCGAGCGCGAGCTGGTGATAGACCTCGGTGAGGAATCTGGAGGAAGGGAAAAGAAGAAAGCCAAGCGAGATACTGCAGCGGCACCCGTCTCCACACCTAAAGACCAACAGACAGGTGTTAAGACCGAGG GTAAAGGCTCGGCGTCAACCAGCGTATCCGCTTCTCCATCCACGGATAACACCTCATCTTCCTCCAATCCCGTTCCGAAAGACACATCCGCACCTGCCATCAAGCCACCAGCGCCCGTCACCACTGTATCTACCACTCCAGCCACCACAACCTCAGCCGTCGCTTCAGTTCCAGCAGCCTCTAATGTGGTAAAGAAACAGCGCCCCCTGCTGCCAAAGGAAAGTGCACAGCCGGCTCAGCGGCCTGCTGTGTGGAACCAAACCAGCGGTAAATTCCAGACATCTTCTCAAAAGTGGCACATGCAGAAGGTTCAGAGACAGCAACAGCAGGGTGGGCAGGTTCCCCAGACACCGGTGTCGAGCGAATCACAGCCCCAAACGCCAGACAACAGCTCAAGCACCCGCCGCCAGACCAGACAGTATGTCAAGG CTGTTCAACAGAAAGATGCTTCTCCTGTTAACGCTGCATCCGGTTCCTCCACATCCAGTTTGGCTGGAGATTTCCTCCCCCCTCCTGCCTCTGCAGATGTGGCTGCTGACATTGCCAAGTACACCACAAAG ATGATGGATGTGATCAAGGGAACAATGACAGAGATTTACCAAGATCTCTCCAAAAGCACAACTGGAAACACGATCGCAGAG ATTCGGCGTTTGAGGATTGAGATTGAGAAGTTGCAGTGGCTGCATCAGCAGGAGCTGTCGGAGATGAAACACAATCTGG aGCTGACCATGGCTGAAATGAGACAGAGTTTAGAGCAGGAGAAAGAGAGGCTGGTGTCAGAGGTAAAGAAACAGATGGAGGTGGAGAAACAGCAGGCGGTGGATGAGACCAAGAAGAAGCAGTGGTGTGCCAACTGCAAGAAAGAGGCAATTTTTTACTGCTGCTGGAACACAAGTTACTGTGACTACCCCTGCCAGCAGGCCCACTGGCCCGAACACATGAAGTCCTGTACACAGTCAg CCACAGCTTCTCAGCAAGAGACCGAAGCAGAAACCACTTCAGACCTGGTGGGAAAACCTGTAGGACAGTCCCCCAAAACCCAACCTTCACCAGCAGGTGAAAAAACATCACCCGCGAACCGAGGACCTTCCCCTTCAACAGACAACACTAAAGGCAGCGCTTCTGTTGCTGTGTCGTAA